The Fusarium falciforme chromosome 7, complete sequence genome window below encodes:
- a CDS encoding Ribokinase, with the protein MSSRPVISVLGSLNIDLVSYVPHHPLPGETITASQFNVFPGGKGANQAVACAKLSRTSDLKEPSVDVAMMGAVGVDAYGSVLLESLKSYGVETTAIKVDGESKTGIAMIVVDEPSGQNRIILSPGANASLKPTQFTHLPGPSPTLLIMQLEIPIETVIQAVDAAKKTGTPVLLNPAPAQKLPEKAYQGLAHLVLNESEAALLSDVKESDLDDLKLVEQIAGQFLARGVENVVITLGGRGAYYANETDKAFVPALKVDVVDTTAAGDTFIGMYAIHAVHAIARSEKFDIDEAVRQSIRASSKTVSKKGAQVSIPWKDEL; encoded by the coding sequence ATGTCGTCCAGACCAGTCATCAGCGTCCTCGGATCTCTCAATATCGATCTCGTTTCCTATGTACCGCATCACCCACTCCCGGGAGAAACAATAACCGCTAGCCAATTCAATGTTTTCCCCGGCGGCAAAGGCGCGAACCAAGCTGTTGCCTGCGCAAAGCTGTCTCGGACCTCGGATCTTAAGGAACCCAGCGTCGACGTCGCCATGATGGGCGCAGTGGGCGTAGACGCATACGGTTCTGTCCTCCTGGAAAGCCTAAAGTCGTATGGTGTGGAAACGACGGCTATCAAAGTCGATGGCGAGTCCAAGACTGGGATCGCCATGATTGTCGTTGATGAGCCTTCAGGTCAAAACCGCATCATCCTTTCGCCTGGAGCAAATGCTTCGCTCAAGCCTACCCAGTTCACCCACCTGCCTGGTCCATCACCCACTCTGCTCATAATGCAACTGGAAATTCCAATCGAGACTGTCATTCAGGCGGTGGATGCTGCGAAAAAGACAGGAACGCCTGTTCTTCTCAACCCGGCCCCGGCTCAAAAGCTCCCGGAAAAGGCGTACCAGGGCTTAGCACATTTGGTTCTGAATGAGAGCGAGGCAGCCCTGCTGTCAGATGTCAAAGAGTCGGACCTGGATGATTTGAAGTTGGTGGAGCAAATCGCAGGCCAATTCCTAGCCCGGGGTGTTGAGAATGTGGTCATCACCCTTGGTGGAAGAGGTGCCTATTACGCCAACGAGACAGATAAGGCTTTTGTTCCAGCTCTCAAGGTCGATGTTGTTGATACGACTGCAGCAGGCGACACTTTTATCGGAATGTATGCCATACACGCGGTCCATGCTATCGCGAGGTCGGAGAAATTTGATATCGATGAAGCTGTCAGGCAGAGCATCAGGGCATCGTCGAAAACGGTCTCCAAAAAGGGAGCCCAAGTGTCCATACCCTGGAAGGACGAGCTGTAG
- a CDS encoding HET domain-containing protein: MDKGVDDSNIPLSDIAQRHDKPIVSLLLDIQKTPQQPQRKYLHFIRRLECLSVDESSKEELVRSVDSLKPRSWSQRITLIRREINAFEKKDYVALSYTWERSDHEDQSSGKYAVQTRDERQFFPSPVRDCVFDRVLSYMQAKDLDLLWIDRHCVKQKTCGKKGVCYHARCNQKHDAIQTMDLVYKLSKNPVALLGMPIEWRDELDLLVKVLTGQLVYKPPGTSNFQLSQTTSQDEASRALGLLSRITKDRWWTRAWTFQENYRAGAKMTLLIRHPPFLEAQKRSYGRFLDVPCEICIKSVDFCKTSTELCLAVQAQTPRQADASCHAEQVLAVVGKYTVLLDRSESMTPSVIAAIQRRSLGDAWDKPAIIANCCQYAIRMDNLELKRMSQSLSLSILAMCLLNGEILHNGVEEEDPTSMSDKTVSQYLEAQAFKGFCAPRSERDLTFNKGCRFVEVQLKQSGIKTRGHLWKLGRIIHTARFRLPLSGAEKSSCSLTPDRQGRLTQLVAELRLVGETSLATQIERFLNDDSTRSDEGFKSEAFPKRYMNIMAEELAAAIENGKSLRLGQIWGALEPEVPCSAIFVWDPSRTERNNGDKRRETNTRSKGDRGSQEAFVFTATSPMERGYQQHGTNDLDHHVSLEVSWPLSWRQAPNRLPRLYIKSWLLGLCFFYGFPKTDVIFPWPSALQAVDP, from the coding sequence ATGGATAAAGGAGTCGACGATTCCAATATCCCTCTAAGCGATATTGCCCAACGCCATGACAAGCCGATTGTctcgctcctcctcgacattcAGAAGACCCCCCAACAGCCCCAGAGGAAATACTTGCATTTTATCAGACGCCTGGAATGTCTCTCTGTTGACGAGAGCTCCAAGGAGGAACTCGTTCGGTCCGTCGACAGCTTGAAGCCTAGAAGCTGGAGCCAGAGAATCACGCTGATACGGCGCGAGATCAATGCCTTCGAGAAAAAAGACTATGTCGCTTTGTCATATACATGGGAAAGATCCGATCACGAAGACCAAAGCAGCGGCAAATATGCAGTCCAAACTAGGGATGAACGTCAATTTTTCCCATCGCCGGTTCGGGACTGCGTTTTTGACCGCGTGTTATCGTACATGCAGGCGAAAGATCTGGACTTGCTTTGGATCGACAGGCATTGTGTCAAACAGAAGACCTGCGGGAAAAAGGGCGTGTGTTACCATGCGAGATGCAATCAGAAGCATGACGCAATCCAGACCATGGACTTGGTCTACAAACTCAGCAAGAACCCCGTGGCTCTGCTCGGAATGCCAATCGAGTGGCGGGATGAACTGGATCTGTTGGTCAAAGTTCTTACCGGACAGCTTGTCTATAAACCCCCGGGAACATCCAATTTCCAGCTTTCACAAACGACAAGCCAGGACGAAGCCTCACGAGCGCTGGGGTTATTGAGCAGGATAACGAAAGATCGTTGGTGGACAAGGGCCTGGACATTCCAGGAGAACTACCGCGCAGGGGCAAAGATGACTCTACTTATTCGGCATCCACCCTTCTTGGAGGCGCAGAAAAGATCATATGGGCGTTTCCTTGACGTTCCATGCGAAATCTGCATTAAATCTGTGGACTTCTGCAAAACCTCTACCGAATTGTGCCTTGCTGTTCAGGCCCAAACACCACGACAGGCAGATGCATCATGTCATGCGGAACAAGTTCTCGCAGTGGTAGGGAAGTATACCGTTTTACTGGACAGGTCAGAGTCTATGACCCCGTCTGTCATTGCTGCCATCCAGAGAAGGAGCCTGGGCGATGCTTGGGACAAGCCGGCTATCATTGCTAATTGCTGCCAATACGCCATTCGGATGGACAATTTGGAACTGAAGAGAATGTCGCAGAGCCTTAGTCTATCGATACTGGCGATGTGTCTTCTCAATGGAGAGATTCTCCACAACGGcgtagaggaggaggatccaACCTCTATGTCCGACAAGACCGTGTCCCAGTACCTGGAGGCTCAAGCATTCAAGGGGTTCTGTGCTCCCCGCAGCGAGCGCGACCTGACATTCAATAAAGGGTGCCGGTTCGTGGAAGTTCAACTCAAGCAAAGTGGCATCAAGACAAGAGGCCACCTTTGGAAACTTGGCAGGATCATTCATACCGCAAGATTTCGACTCCCATTGTCAGGGGCGGAGAAGTCATCTTGCAGCCTAACCCCAGACAGGCAGGGACGGCTCACTCAACTTGTCGCTGAGCTGAGACTCGTTGGCGAAACTAGTCTTGCCACTCAGATTGAAAGATTTCTGAACGACGATTCCACCAGATCTGATGAAGGTTTCAAGAGTGAAGCTTTTCCTAAGCGGTACATGAATATTATGGCAGAAGAACTGGCTGCGGCGATCGAGAACGGCAAATCGCTCCGGCTAGGTCAAATTTGGGGCGCTCTTGAACCGGAAGTTCCATGCTCTGCTATATTTGTGTGGGATCCCAGTCGCACTGAGAGAAACAATGGAGATAAGCGACGCGAGACCAACACAAGAAGCAAGGGAGACCGAGGATCGCAGGAAGCATTTGTTTTCACCGCTACAAGTCCTATGGAACGTGGTTATCAACAGCATGGTACCAACGATCTAGATCACCACGTATCGCTCGAGGTTTCGTGGCCACTCTCATGGAGGCAAGCCCCTAACCGTCTCCCTCGACTCTACATCAAAAGTTGGCTTCTTGGATTATGCTTCTTCTACGGGTTCCCAAAGACAGACGTTATTTTCCCATGGCCATCTGCTCTTCAGGCGGTTGATCCTTGA
- a CDS encoding PKS-ER domain-containing protein has translation MTQLMNAYRFSKPSKGLEYTKVPVPVPEPDQVLVEVKASGLCHTDLNIITGLDETFFWKRPITLGHEIAGVVVSTGSKVIKFKTGDRVVAIITNKHPIAIGDVINAAGLGCDGGFAQFAALREEKTLLIPDAVTFAEAAVATDAIATAYHAVVTEGQVSASSKVAVVGLGGLGMSAIQIAARIGAKVHGFDIDRHKFATALQLGAIVCGRSFDDLPGVNFDTVFDFVGTGSTTAAAIKAVKPEGKVVLVGLSSKESTIDTHQLVGLGVRLVGSVGSSANEVAETLQMIAEKQFTPLMEEIPFAKLPEGIERLTQGNVVGRLYTDPSKLNETE, from the coding sequence ATGACCCAACTCATGAATGCTTATCGCTTCTCCAAGCCGTCTAAGGGCTTAGAGTACACCAAAGTCCCTGTGCCTGTTCCCGAACCAGATCAAGTCCTggtcgaggtcaaggccagTGGCCTCTGTCATACCgacctcaacatcatcaccggcTTGGACGAGACCTTTTTCTGGAAGCGGCCCATCACCCTGGGCCACGAGATCGCGGGCGTGGTTGTCTCTACAGGGTCCAAGGTCATCAAGTTCAAGACCGGAGACCGCGTCGTGGCCATTATCACAAACAAGCATCCCATCGCCATCGGTGACGTGATCAACGCCGCGGGCCTTGGCTGCGACGGCGGGTTTGCGCAGTTTGCGGCGCTCCGTGAGGAGAAGACGCTTCTTATCCCCGACGCTGTCACGTTCGCTGAGGCCGCCGTGGCCACGGACGCAATAGCGACGGCCTACCACGCTGTGGTTACTGAGGGTCAGGTTTCCGCCTCATCCAAGGTTGCGGTGGtgggcctcggcggcctGGGCATGTCCGCCATCCAGATCGCAGCCCGGATTGGTGCCAAGGTGCACGGGTTCGACATTGACCGACACAAGTTTGCTACAGCCCTGCAGTTGGGCGCAATTGTCTGTGGGAGAAGCTTTGATGACCTTCCGGGCGTCAATTTTGACACTGTGTTCGATTTTGTGGGCACGGGAAGCACGACGGCTGCCGCCATAAAGGCCGTCAAGCCTGAAGGCAAAGTTGTCCTTGTCGGTCTATCAAGCAAGGAGTCTACCATCGATACCCACCAGCTCGTAGGTCTCGGCGTTCGACTCGTCGGCTCGGTTGGGTCTTCAGCCAATGAGGTTGCCGAGACGCTTCAAATGATTGCGGAGAAGCAGTTTACGCCGCTTATGGAGGAGATCCCATTCGCTAAGCTGCCGGAGGGCATAGAGCGCCTCACGCAGGGTAACGTGGTCGGACGTCTATACACTGATCCGTCTAAGCTTAATGAGACGGAATAG
- a CDS encoding AB hydrolase-1 domain-containing protein has protein sequence MSTIQTVKTQYTSIEGIKVAYRHFGKPSAVPLLFANHLRGSMDTLDPLLFNTIAKNREVLIFDNFGIGHSDGEVPQTIARMAEIAAKFLAAIKVDKADVMGFSMGGGVAQVLAWDYPHLVRKLILAGTQSAIGEGVVLPPRDVLESAGADSDQPPTKKDMLYLFFYPSDTSLALGQNWWDRIHERNVEGEERRGYLTGQGAQSQLSAIFSQTIDEKNFERLKDIKAPTLVTNGHDDIMSPTPNSFVLQQQIANAQLIIYPDSGHGHLFQVPELYAQHLELFLGDPQAA, from the coding sequence ATGTCTACCATCCAGACAGTCAAGACCCAGTACACGTCCATCGAGGGCATCAAGGTCGCCTATCGCCACTTCGGAAAGCCAAGTGCTGTTCCGCTGCTCTTCGCGAACCACCTGCGTGGGTCCATGGACACGCTGGACCCCCTCCTCTTCAATACTATTGCCAAGAATCGAGAAGTCCTCATCTTCGATAACTTTGGTATCGGCCACAGCGATGGCGAAGTCCCCCAGACTATTGCCCGCATGGCCGAGATTGCCGCCAAGTTCCTGGCTGCCATTAAGGTCGACAAGGCCGACGTCATGGGCTTCTCAATGGGAGGTGGTGTGGCCCAGGTCCTTGCCTGGGACTACCCGCACCTGGTTCGCAAGCTGATCCTCGCCGGCACCCAGTCTGCTATCGGTGAAGGTGTCGTCCTACCACCGCGGGATGTGCTAGAGAGTGCGGGAGCCGACAGTGACCAGCCCCCTACTAAGAAGGATATGCTTTACCTCTTCTTCTATCCCTCCGATACTAGTTTGGCGCTTGGTCAGAACTGGTGGGACCGGATTCACGAGCGCAAtgttgagggagaagagcgCAGAGGGTACCTTACCGGGCAGGGAGCACAGTCGCAACTgtcggccatcttctcccaAACCATCGACGAGAAGAACTTTGAACGCCTCAAGGATATCAAGGCGCCAACGTTGGTAACCAACGGGCACGACGATATCATGTCCCCGACGCCTAATAGCTTTGTACTCCAGCAACAGATTGCCAACGCCCAGCTGATTATATATCCTGACtcaggccatggccatctgTTCCAGGTGCCTGAGCTATATGCCCAGCACCTTGAGCTATTCCTCGGAGATCCCCAGGCGGCCTGA